A region from the Sutcliffiella horikoshii genome encodes:
- the cwlD gene encoding N-acetylmuramoyl-L-alanine amidase CwlD yields the protein MQRWKFWAFLTVILTVTAVFQYQLFSKDTWEQWSLPLSGKIIILDPGHGGPDGGAVGGDILEKDVALEVSRYVKDYLQEQGALVLMTREEDVDLADPATKGYSRRKVEDLRKRIEMINESDGDLFLSIHLNAIPSPRWRGAQTFYHGTKHKENERLAKFIQEEFRVNLENTDRYAKSMNTLFILKNAEIPGALVEVGFLSNPAERALLDTEEYQKSLAASIYNGVMRHYTNEEELPDPPQ from the coding sequence ATGCAGAGGTGGAAATTCTGGGCTTTTCTAACGGTAATCTTAACGGTGACCGCCGTTTTTCAATATCAATTGTTTTCAAAAGATACTTGGGAACAGTGGAGTTTGCCATTGAGCGGGAAGATTATCATCCTTGACCCTGGCCACGGTGGGCCTGATGGAGGAGCGGTCGGTGGAGATATTTTAGAAAAAGATGTGGCTCTTGAAGTGTCCCGTTATGTGAAGGATTACCTTCAGGAGCAAGGGGCATTGGTGCTGATGACGAGAGAAGAGGACGTAGACCTTGCTGATCCAGCCACAAAAGGCTATAGCCGCAGGAAAGTAGAAGATTTGCGGAAGCGTATCGAGATGATCAATGAATCGGATGGGGACCTTTTTCTCAGCATTCACCTGAACGCCATTCCGTCACCAAGATGGAGAGGGGCACAAACCTTCTACCATGGGACGAAACATAAGGAAAATGAACGCTTGGCAAAATTCATCCAAGAAGAGTTCAGGGTCAACCTTGAAAATACAGACCGTTATGCAAAATCGATGAATACGCTTTTCATCTTAAAAAACGCTGAAATACCTGGTGCTTTAGTGGAAGTTGGATTCTTGTCCAATCCTGCCGAACGGGCCTTGCTCGATACAGAAGAATATCAGAAATCCTTAGCGGCTTCCATCTATAATGGAGTGATGCGTCATTATACAAATGAAGAAGAACTTCCCGATCCCCCTCAATAA
- a CDS encoding Mrp/NBP35 family ATP-binding protein → MLTEAKVVQLLKDLHDPFLHRTFEETNAIQEISLKEEKSHVSVKVALAKTGTAEQMQLQSTIVNLLKEAGAATVGLRFMELPQEVVARFGVEAPKEEETLLSSNKTTFLAIASGKGGVGKSTVSVNLAVSLARLGKKVGLIDADIYGFSVPDMMGITKRPVVRGEKIIPVERFGVQVISMGFFVEDNSPVIWRGPMLGKMLNSFFNEVEWGDLDYLLLDLPPGTGDVALDVHSMLPSCKELIVTTPHPTAAFVAARAGAMAIKTDHEVIGVIENMAYFESKKTGEKEYVFGKGGGDKLAEELQAPLLGQLPLQQPDWNDEDFAPSIYQEDHDLGKIYLSIASKVVELT, encoded by the coding sequence TTGTTAACAGAAGCTAAAGTTGTACAGTTACTAAAAGATCTACATGATCCGTTTTTACATAGAACATTCGAAGAAACAAACGCAATTCAGGAAATCTCCCTTAAGGAAGAAAAGAGTCATGTCAGTGTGAAGGTGGCACTTGCCAAAACGGGTACAGCGGAGCAGATGCAATTGCAAAGTACCATCGTCAATCTTTTAAAAGAAGCAGGAGCGGCAACGGTAGGCCTGCGTTTCATGGAACTACCACAAGAAGTAGTTGCGCGTTTTGGCGTGGAGGCTCCTAAAGAAGAAGAGACACTTCTATCAAGCAACAAAACAACCTTCCTCGCCATTGCTTCCGGAAAAGGCGGCGTTGGAAAATCAACTGTATCTGTCAACTTGGCGGTTTCGTTAGCGCGTCTAGGGAAAAAAGTCGGCTTGATTGATGCAGACATTTACGGCTTTAGCGTGCCTGATATGATGGGCATTACGAAACGTCCGGTCGTGCGCGGCGAAAAAATCATCCCGGTGGAACGATTCGGTGTGCAAGTCATCTCCATGGGCTTTTTTGTAGAAGACAACTCGCCGGTTATTTGGAGAGGTCCAATGCTTGGCAAGATGTTGAACAGCTTCTTTAACGAAGTGGAGTGGGGAGACTTAGACTACCTACTGCTAGACTTGCCTCCTGGAACAGGGGACGTGGCGCTTGATGTGCATTCCATGCTTCCATCCTGTAAAGAATTAATCGTAACAACTCCTCATCCGACAGCAGCATTCGTTGCAGCTAGAGCGGGGGCAATGGCGATTAAAACGGACCATGAAGTAATTGGTGTCATTGAAAACATGGCCTACTTTGAAAGCAAGAAGACAGGTGAAAAAGAGTATGTATTTGGAAAAGGTGGAGGAGACAAACTTGCAGAAGAATTGCAGGCACCGCTTCTTGGACAACTTCCATTACAACAACCTGATTGGAATGACGAGGACTTTGCTCCGTCTATCTACCAAGAAGATCATGATCTTGGAAAAATATATTTAAGCATCGCATCAAAAGTGGTGGAATTAACGTAA
- the gerD gene encoding spore germination lipoprotein GerD produces the protein MKSYLLPPLLLSLLLTGCAESEKGGQMDYDETKKMVVDILKTDDGKKAIEEIMADDKMKANFVLDQEVVTKSIEQTLDSEKGAEFWKKAFEDPKFAETFAKSMQTEHEKLIKDLMKDPEYQAMMVQILQDPEMEKQMITVMSGQEYKKHLQKVITETFESPLFKAKLQDLLLKAASEMQGGEGQGGGDGGQGGEGGGSEGGQESGGGSEGG, from the coding sequence ATGAAAAGCTACCTTTTGCCGCCGCTCCTTCTTTCCCTCCTTCTTACTGGATGTGCAGAGAGTGAAAAAGGCGGCCAAATGGATTACGACGAAACCAAAAAAATGGTTGTTGATATATTAAAGACAGACGATGGAAAAAAAGCGATTGAAGAAATCATGGCTGACGATAAGATGAAGGCTAACTTTGTCCTGGATCAGGAAGTCGTAACAAAATCGATCGAGCAGACCTTGGACAGCGAAAAAGGCGCGGAATTTTGGAAAAAGGCGTTTGAAGATCCGAAGTTTGCGGAGACTTTTGCAAAGAGCATGCAGACAGAACATGAGAAGCTTATTAAAGATTTAATGAAGGATCCTGAGTATCAAGCGATGATGGTTCAGATCTTGCAGGACCCCGAAATGGAAAAACAAATGATTACCGTCATGAGCGGGCAGGAGTATAAAAAACACCTGCAAAAAGTAATCACCGAGACGTTTGAGAGTCCGTTGTTTAAAGCCAAGCTACAAGACCTATTGTTAAAAGCCGCTTCTGAAATGCAAGGCGGCGAAGGACAAGGTGGCGGTGACGGCGGGCAAGGCGGAGAAGGTGGCGGCTCGGAAGGTGGACAGGAATCCGGCGGCGGTTCAGAAGGCGGATAA
- a CDS encoding KinB-signaling pathway activation protein, with product MNSRNWVRLFLSTLLVGAVTTVIVAFIVRWDQHTAQFANGEYLQFLSIIAWYIGVGLIFSIISQMGFFAYLTIHRFGLGIFKSLWSAVQLVLIVFVLFDLVYFRYISFANEGDSLLPYFAFPIFLLVYGLLVAYVKKAQTNKHAFIPALFFMVVVTTIEWFPALRENEPGWLLFMLFPLLACNSYQLLLLHRLNKTSPAK from the coding sequence GTGAACAGTCGTAATTGGGTTCGATTATTTCTTTCCACGCTACTAGTCGGAGCGGTAACAACCGTTATTGTTGCGTTCATAGTCCGTTGGGATCAACATACAGCACAATTTGCAAATGGAGAATACCTTCAATTCCTATCCATCATTGCCTGGTACATAGGAGTAGGTTTGATATTCAGCATCATCAGCCAAATGGGATTCTTCGCCTACTTGACGATTCACCGATTCGGCTTGGGTATATTCAAATCTCTTTGGAGTGCCGTACAATTGGTGCTGATTGTTTTCGTTTTATTTGATCTTGTGTATTTCCGTTATATATCTTTTGCAAATGAAGGAGATTCCTTACTTCCTTATTTCGCATTTCCGATTTTTCTTTTGGTATACGGCTTGCTCGTTGCCTATGTGAAAAAGGCCCAGACCAACAAACACGCATTTATTCCTGCATTGTTCTTTATGGTGGTGGTAACAACGATCGAGTGGTTCCCGGCACTTAGGGAAAATGAACCGGGTTGGTTGTTATTCATGCTGTTCCCTTTATTAGCATGTAATTCCTATCAGCTGCTTTTGTTGCACCGGTTGAATAAAACCTCTCCAGCAAAATAA
- the pdaB gene encoding polysaccharide deacetylase family sporulation protein PdaB, translating into MTNFYVINGRKLKQLSIIILAAFFTAGILYIENFSNQPVFSTKDGPRAIYKGEGSNKEVALSFDISWGDEKALPILDLLKQNNVTGVTFFLSASWAERHPDIVKRIVEDGHEIGSMGYAYENYRDLEDLKVKRDILKALDVFEKLEVKKVNLLRPPKGAFDKRVLEIANSLGFTVVHWSVDSHDLINPGKEIIVDNVTKNLSNGDIVLLHASDSAKQTEEALPEIIQYIKNKGYEISSVTELINNTKAKSKEVQ; encoded by the coding sequence ATGACTAATTTCTATGTTATTAACGGAAGAAAGCTTAAGCAATTATCCATCATCATTTTGGCGGCATTCTTCACTGCAGGGATTTTATATATAGAGAACTTTTCAAATCAGCCGGTGTTTTCAACCAAAGATGGACCTCGGGCAATTTATAAAGGGGAAGGCAGTAACAAGGAAGTTGCTTTGTCCTTTGATATTAGCTGGGGGGATGAGAAAGCACTTCCCATCTTGGATTTGCTAAAACAAAATAATGTAACTGGGGTTACATTCTTCTTATCAGCATCATGGGCGGAAAGGCATCCAGATATCGTGAAACGAATTGTGGAAGACGGCCATGAAATCGGCAGCATGGGGTATGCATATGAAAATTACCGGGACCTTGAAGACTTGAAGGTGAAGAGGGATATCTTAAAAGCTTTGGATGTATTCGAGAAGCTGGAGGTCAAGAAGGTCAATTTGCTTCGCCCGCCTAAAGGTGCTTTTGATAAGCGAGTGCTTGAGATTGCCAATTCACTCGGTTTTACTGTCGTGCATTGGAGTGTGGATTCTCATGACCTGATCAACCCTGGGAAGGAAATTATCGTGGATAACGTGACAAAAAATTTAAGTAATGGGGATATCGTTCTTCTTCATGCATCCGATTCTGCTAAACAAACGGAAGAAGCATTACCGGAGATCATTCAATATATCAAGAACAAAGGGTATGAAATCAGCAGCGTAACCGAACTGATCAACAACACGAAAGCAAAAAGTAAGGAAGTACAATAA
- the rocF gene encoding arginase produces the protein MKKDISIIGVPMDLGQTRRGVDMGPSAIRYAGVVERLENLTKTIEDLGDIEIGSRERTATGESNLKNLKAVAEASENLASKVDEVLSNDRFPLVFGGDHSIAIGTIAGLAKHYSNMGVIWYDAHGDLNTGETSPSGNIHGMPLAVSLGIGDSTLTSIGGDHAKIKPENIVIIGARSLDEGEKILIKEKGIKVFTMHEIDRMGMAAVMEEAIAYLRERQTDGVHLSLDLDGLDPHDAPGVGTPVLGGISYRESHLAMEMLEEANILTSAEFVEVNPILDERNKTATVAVALMGSLFGEKLL, from the coding sequence ATGAAGAAAGATATCAGTATTATTGGAGTACCAATGGACTTGGGCCAGACACGTCGCGGAGTGGATATGGGTCCTAGTGCGATAAGATATGCAGGGGTAGTGGAACGATTAGAAAATTTAACAAAGACGATAGAAGACCTGGGAGATATTGAGATTGGAAGTAGAGAGAGAACAGCAACTGGTGAAAGCAATCTTAAAAATTTGAAAGCGGTTGCGGAAGCAAGTGAGAACCTGGCTTCTAAAGTGGACGAAGTACTTTCAAATGACAGGTTTCCGCTTGTTTTCGGTGGAGATCATAGTATTGCTATTGGGACCATTGCGGGCCTTGCAAAGCACTATTCCAACATGGGGGTCATTTGGTATGACGCACACGGCGACCTAAATACGGGCGAAACATCCCCATCAGGCAATATCCATGGCATGCCGCTTGCTGTAAGCTTAGGCATTGGTGATTCAACATTAACGTCAATCGGCGGCGACCATGCTAAAATCAAGCCAGAGAATATTGTGATTATCGGGGCAAGATCTTTGGATGAAGGCGAGAAGATATTAATTAAGGAAAAAGGAATCAAAGTATTTACGATGCATGAGATTGATCGAATGGGTATGGCTGCTGTGATGGAAGAGGCTATTGCCTACTTGAGGGAACGACAAACAGACGGGGTTCATTTATCATTGGACCTTGATGGGCTAGATCCTCATGATGCGCCTGGAGTAGGGACACCAGTGCTTGGTGGTATCTCTTACCGTGAAAGTCACCTGGCGATGGAAATGTTAGAAGAAGCAAATATCCTGACTTCAGCAGAATTTGTGGAAGTTAACCCAATTTTAGACGAGCGTAACAAAACAGCAACGGTAGCTGTAGCGTTAATGGGATCTTTATTTGGTGAAAAACTTCTTTAA
- a CDS encoding aspartyl-phosphate phosphatase Spo0E family protein, translating to MAVHATVHLQEAIERKREEMIRLSSSNHLQSKEVIDASTSLDSLINQYLYLQIKRKPATS from the coding sequence GTGGCCGTCCATGCTACCGTCCATTTACAGGAAGCAATTGAGAGAAAAAGAGAAGAAATGATTCGACTTTCCTCATCCAACCATCTTCAATCTAAGGAAGTAATTGATGCGAGCACCTCGCTTGATTCATTGATAAATCAATACCTATACTTACAAATCAAACGAAAACCAGCAACTTCTTAA
- the sigW gene encoding RNA polymerase sigma factor SigW → MEELIRKRIKQIKKGDQDAFAEIVELFKDKIYQLVYRMIGNSHEAEDIAQEAFIRAYININSFDVNRKFSTWLYRIATNLTIDRIRKKKPDYYLDAEVAGTEGLTMYSQVAADIALPEEEVETMELQGEIQRQILKLPDKYRSVIVLKYIDELSLIEISEILEIPVGTVKTRIHRGREALRQQLRHV, encoded by the coding sequence ATGGAAGAACTAATCAGAAAAAGAATAAAACAAATAAAAAAAGGCGATCAGGATGCATTTGCGGAAATTGTGGAATTGTTTAAAGACAAGATCTATCAATTGGTTTACCGAATGATTGGCAATTCGCATGAAGCAGAAGACATTGCACAAGAAGCTTTCATACGTGCATATATTAACATCAACAGCTTTGATGTTAATCGCAAATTTTCGACCTGGTTATATCGGATTGCGACAAACCTGACGATTGACCGCATTCGCAAAAAGAAGCCGGATTATTATTTAGATGCAGAAGTAGCAGGTACAGAAGGTTTAACGATGTATTCCCAGGTTGCCGCAGATATTGCTTTACCTGAGGAGGAAGTGGAAACGATGGAGCTGCAAGGAGAAATCCAGCGCCAGATATTAAAGCTTCCTGATAAATACCGATCGGTAATTGTCTTAAAGTACATTGACGAGTTATCATTGATTGAAATCAGTGAAATCCTAGAAATTCCGGTCGGAACAGTAAAGACCCGAATCCATAGAGGGCGAGAAGCGCTGAGACAGCAATTGCGCCATGTTTAA
- a CDS encoding anti-sigma factor family protein, with translation MNKCPEHIVQYMHEYLDGDLEQEREKELKAHLHDCKECYQQFHELEKAIALVQSTSHISAPNDFTQRVMNSLPKEKKTIGWNRWLRSHPMLVAAAIFFILMSGSLFGGWQEDKFAFTNQPDLVVEDNTVVVPEGKVVEGDVVVKNGNIRVDGEVRGNVTVINGEIINGENYLASAGQVTGEIEEIDQAFEWIWYTMKDGFKKAVDVFND, from the coding sequence ATGAATAAATGCCCGGAACATATCGTCCAGTATATGCATGAGTATTTAGATGGTGATCTAGAACAAGAACGAGAAAAAGAGCTAAAAGCACATCTCCACGACTGCAAGGAATGCTACCAGCAGTTCCATGAGCTGGAGAAGGCGATTGCTCTTGTGCAAAGCACCTCTCATATATCTGCACCAAATGATTTCACGCAAAGAGTGATGAATAGTTTACCGAAAGAAAAGAAGACCATTGGTTGGAATCGCTGGCTGCGTTCCCACCCAATGCTTGTAGCGGCCGCCATTTTCTTTATTTTAATGAGTGGAAGTTTATTTGGAGGCTGGCAGGAAGATAAGTTTGCATTCACCAACCAGCCGGATCTTGTTGTAGAGGATAATACTGTCGTTGTCCCAGAAGGCAAGGTTGTGGAAGGGGATGTTGTCGTGAAGAACGGGAATATCCGCGTTGATGGTGAAGTTAGAGGCAATGTGACGGTCATAAATGGAGAAATCATCAATGGTGAAAACTACCTCGCTTCCGCAGGCCAAGTAACAGGAGAAATCGAAGAAATCGACCAGGCTTTTGAATGGATCTGGTACACCATGAAAGACGGCTTCAAAAAAGCGGTTGACGTGTTCAACGACTGA
- the cdaA gene encoding diadenylate cyclase CdaA, whose translation MPFGDMPYLSYLANIIDILLVWFVIYKLIMVIRGTKAVQLLKGITVIVVVRIISNFLGFSTLQWLMDQALTWGFLAIIIIFQPELRRALEQLGRGKLFSRSGIDDEEEHAKMIEAVVKSVQYMAKRRIGALISIERETGMGDYIETGIPLHAKVSSELLINIFIPNTPLHDGAVILQKSQVSAAACYLPLSESPFISKELGTRHRAALGISEVTDSITIIVSEETGSISVTKNGELHRDLEPELFSELLKKELDTSVKTNTSNRWQWRGQKDG comes from the coding sequence ATACCTTTTGGAGATATGCCATATTTAAGTTATCTTGCAAATATCATAGATATTTTACTCGTTTGGTTTGTTATCTATAAGCTTATCATGGTCATCCGTGGGACAAAGGCGGTCCAGTTATTAAAAGGGATAACAGTCATTGTAGTGGTAAGGATCATTAGTAACTTTTTAGGATTCAGTACCTTACAATGGTTGATGGACCAAGCTTTGACATGGGGATTCCTGGCGATTATCATTATCTTTCAGCCAGAGCTTCGACGCGCCTTGGAGCAATTGGGTAGAGGGAAATTGTTTTCAAGAAGCGGTATAGATGATGAGGAAGAGCATGCCAAAATGATTGAAGCGGTCGTTAAATCCGTTCAATACATGGCCAAACGCCGTATTGGAGCGTTGATTTCGATTGAAAGAGAGACCGGAATGGGAGATTACATAGAAACGGGTATTCCGTTGCATGCAAAAGTTTCATCCGAGCTCTTAATTAACATTTTTATTCCAAATACACCACTTCATGATGGAGCGGTTATTTTGCAAAAGAGCCAAGTATCTGCAGCAGCTTGTTACCTTCCATTGTCTGAGAGTCCTTTTATTTCGAAGGAACTAGGTACAAGGCATAGAGCAGCACTTGGAATCAGTGAAGTAACAGATAGTATCACCATTATAGTATCTGAGGAGACAGGAAGTATTTCTGTTACGAAGAACGGTGAATTGCACCGTGACCTGGAACCTGAATTATTCAGCGAGTTGTTGAAGAAGGAATTAGATACAAGCGTGAAGACCAATACTTCGAATCGCTGGCAGTGGAGGGGGCAGAAGGATGGATAA
- a CDS encoding CdaR family protein: MDKFINNRWVMKIIALLLAFMLYMSVSIENSSTQQTDSPPSPFSGSTDVQTVTDVPVETFYDRENLVVSGIPQSVTVTLEGPTASVKPTALQKDFEIIADLSNLGIGTHEVTLESRNLSDRLSVAIEPAVASVTIHERISEDFPVDVDFINRGQMEEGYQAEQPIVKPNIVKVTGSRELIESIALVKARVDLKGVNESIEQQSRVTVYDREGNTLNVEIDPPVVDVNVPITSPFKSVPLKINRKGSLKEDLSITKIEAEPNEVTVYGPKSAIDKLEFIDNIELDLTEITESTTIEVDVPVPDGVKRVVPEKVKINVEVEKEEQKTFTNVPIQQIGLSEGLGLEFIDPETGLMDLTILGAPSTLESVNSSDMEMYINVTDLNAGEHEAPLEINGPQNVSWDLPKRNVKFRLIEETNE; the protein is encoded by the coding sequence ATGGATAAGTTTATCAATAACCGTTGGGTGATGAAAATTATCGCGTTGTTATTGGCCTTTATGCTATACATGTCAGTCAGCATCGAGAATAGTTCCACTCAGCAGACAGATTCTCCCCCTTCTCCTTTTTCCGGATCTACGGACGTGCAAACGGTGACTGATGTTCCGGTTGAAACGTTCTATGACAGGGAGAACCTGGTGGTATCAGGTATCCCGCAAAGTGTTACGGTTACACTTGAGGGTCCAACTGCATCTGTTAAACCAACAGCTTTGCAGAAGGATTTTGAAATCATTGCAGATCTTTCAAATCTAGGTATCGGAACTCACGAAGTAACGTTAGAGTCTCGAAATCTTTCTGACAGATTAAGTGTAGCAATTGAACCAGCAGTAGCTTCTGTTACCATCCATGAAAGAATATCCGAGGATTTCCCTGTGGACGTTGATTTTATTAACAGAGGCCAAATGGAAGAAGGCTATCAGGCAGAACAACCAATTGTTAAGCCTAATATTGTAAAAGTAACAGGATCTCGCGAATTGATTGAAAGTATTGCATTGGTGAAAGCACGTGTGGACCTTAAAGGCGTCAATGAGTCCATTGAACAACAATCCCGTGTGACAGTCTACGACAGAGAAGGAAACACGTTGAATGTGGAAATTGATCCTCCTGTGGTAGATGTAAATGTTCCGATTACAAGTCCTTTTAAATCAGTTCCGTTGAAAATAAATCGCAAAGGGTCATTAAAAGAGGACCTGAGTATTACCAAGATAGAAGCAGAACCGAATGAAGTAACTGTCTATGGACCGAAAAGCGCCATTGACAAGTTGGAGTTCATTGATAATATAGAGTTGGATTTAACGGAGATCACAGAGAGCACAACCATTGAAGTTGATGTGCCTGTACCGGATGGCGTGAAACGCGTTGTACCGGAGAAGGTGAAGATCAACGTGGAAGTGGAAAAAGAAGAACAAAAGACGTTTACAAACGTCCCTATACAACAAATCGGGCTATCAGAAGGGTTGGGACTAGAATTCATTGACCCGGAAACTGGTTTAATGGATCTTACCATACTTGGTGCACCTAGTACCCTTGAGAGCGTTAATAGCTCCGATATGGAAATGTATATCAATGTAACAGATTTGAACGCTGGGGAACATGAAGCCCCTCTTGAGATAAACGGTCCGCAAAACGTTTCGTGGGACCTGCCAAAAAGAAATGTAAAGTTTAGATTAATAGAAGAAACTAATGAGTAG
- the glmM gene encoding phosphoglucosamine mutase encodes MGKYFGTDGVRGVANSELTPELAFKVGRLGGYVLTKDQTRPKVLIGRDTRISGHMLEGALVAGLLSIGAEVMRLGVISTPGVAYLTKALGAQAGVMISASHNPVADNGIKFFGPDGFKLSDEQEAEIEALMDQETDTLPRPVGADLGQVNDYFEGGQKYLQFLKQTVDEDFSGIHIALDCAHGATSSHATHLFADLEADISTMGSSPNGLNINDGVGSTHPETLAQLVLEKGADIGLAFDGDGDRIIAVDEKGQIVDGDQIMFICAKYLSENGRLRHNTVVSTVMSNLGFYKALEANNVETKQTAVGDRYVVEEMKNGNYLLGGEQSGHIIFLDYNTTGDGMLTGLQLVNIMKLTKKSLSELAGEMTKFPQLLVNIRVTDKHRVTENEKVKAVIEAVEAEMNGNGRILVRPSGTEPLVRVMAEAPTQEQCDEYVERIAAVVRAEMGTE; translated from the coding sequence ATGGGTAAATATTTTGGTACGGATGGAGTGCGCGGTGTAGCGAACTCGGAATTAACACCTGAATTGGCATTTAAAGTAGGACGTTTGGGAGGATATGTGTTAACGAAGGACCAAACTCGTCCGAAAGTGCTGATCGGTCGTGACACGCGTATTTCAGGACACATGCTTGAAGGAGCGCTAGTGGCAGGATTACTTTCCATTGGCGCAGAAGTCATGCGTTTAGGTGTAATCTCCACTCCTGGTGTGGCTTACCTGACAAAAGCATTGGGTGCCCAAGCTGGTGTGATGATCTCTGCTTCTCATAATCCGGTAGCAGACAACGGTATCAAGTTTTTCGGTCCGGACGGATTCAAACTATCTGACGAGCAGGAAGCGGAAATCGAAGCATTAATGGACCAAGAGACAGACACCCTTCCACGTCCAGTCGGTGCTGACCTAGGTCAAGTGAACGACTATTTTGAAGGCGGACAGAAGTACCTTCAGTTCCTAAAGCAAACAGTGGATGAGGATTTCTCCGGTATCCATATTGCCCTGGATTGTGCACATGGTGCAACATCTTCTCATGCAACACATCTTTTTGCAGACCTAGAGGCGGACATCTCGACAATGGGATCTTCACCGAATGGATTGAACATCAATGATGGTGTCGGTTCTACTCACCCTGAGACACTAGCGCAATTAGTGCTTGAAAAAGGTGCAGACATCGGTCTTGCATTCGATGGCGACGGAGACCGCATCATCGCAGTCGATGAAAAGGGTCAAATCGTCGACGGTGATCAAATCATGTTCATCTGTGCAAAATATTTGAGCGAAAATGGACGCTTACGTCATAACACAGTAGTATCCACTGTCATGAGTAACCTAGGTTTCTACAAAGCATTAGAGGCTAACAATGTTGAAACAAAGCAAACAGCAGTAGGAGACCGTTATGTAGTGGAAGAGATGAAGAACGGAAACTACCTTCTTGGCGGAGAGCAATCTGGCCACATCATCTTCCTTGACTACAACACAACAGGGGACGGCATGCTGACAGGCCTTCAGCTTGTAAACATCATGAAGTTGACGAAAAAGAGCCTGTCTGAGCTTGCTGGCGAAATGACAAAGTTCCCTCAACTACTTGTGAACATAAGAGTGACGGACAAGCACCGTGTTACAGAGAACGAGAAAGTGAAAGCTGTCATTGAAGCGGTAGAAGCAGAAATGAACGGCAACGGCCGCATTCTTGTGCGTCCTTCTGGTACAGAGCCACTTGTACGTGTCATGGCCGAAGCTCCAACACAAGAGCAATGCGATGAGTACGTAGAACGTATCGCAGCTGTTGTGCGCGCGGAAATGGGTACGGAATAA